Within Corallococcus exiguus, the genomic segment GTGGGATGGAACGCGTTCCAGGCCCACGGCGTGGACTCGATTCTCCGCGAGCGGCATCAGTCCGGCGCGGTGCTGATGGGCGTGTCCGCCGGGGCCATGCACCTGGGCCTGGGCGCGTGGTGTGAAGATTTGCCCGGCGAAGGCGAGCCCTTCCCGGTGCTGGGCCTCGCGCCCTACCTCATCGGCGTGCACGAGCCGCCCGAGTGGCCCGGCCTCAAAGCCGCCCTCCGGCGCATGGGATTGCCCACGCGGGCGTTGGGCATTCCGCAGGGAGGCGGCGTGCTCCTGCACGCGGACGGCAGCGTGGAGCCCGTGCGGCAGACCGTGGTGGACGTGACGGTGGACGTGGAGGGGCGGCTGCACGAATCGCTGCTCATGCCTCCGGCCACGCCGTACCGGGGCGAGCCCCCCGAAGCGCCGGTGGACCGGCGGACGCTCCAGTAGATGGCTCCCTTTCGAGGAACGACGATGGCGACGAGCACGTACAGGACGGTGACGGCGTGGGCGCTGGTGGCGGGGCTGATGGCGTGCGCGGGGGCGCCGAAGCGCGCGGGAACAGTGGCTGGCGCGGCGGACGGATGGGTCCAGGTGTGGAGTGACGAGTTCGACGGCACGGAGGTGGACGCGAGCAACTGGCGCATCCAGACCGACGTGCACGTGAACAACGAGCAGCAGCAGTACACGACGTCGCCGGACAACGTGTCGGTGAGCGGCGGCACGTTGAAGCTCACGGCGCGGATGCAGACGGCCAACGGATACCCGTTCACGTCGGGCCGGGTGGAGAGCGCGGGCAAGCGGGAGTTCAAGCACGGCCGCGTCGAGGCGCGCATCAAGCTGCCGGTGGGCGTGGGGCTCTGGCCGGCGTTCTGGATGCTGGGCGGAGACATCCACACGGCGGGGTGGCCGGCGTGCGGGGAGCTCGACATCATGGAGAACGTTGGCTACGGCGACTGGGTGTCCGTCGCGTTGCATGGGCCGGGATACAGCGGCAACACGCCCATCAACGGCCGCTTCTTTCCGCGCACGCCGGTGAGCGACTGGCACGAGTACGGCGTGGAGTCGTCGCCGGAGGCCATCCACTGGTACATCGACGGGGAGCGCGTGAAGACGTCCACCCGTGAAGAGGTGGAGCGCCACGGCGCGTGGGCCTACGACAAGCCCCTCTTCATCATCTTCAACTTCGCGGTGGGCGGCGGCTACCCGGAGGGCGTCAACAAGGCGAAGGAGCCGTACTTTGGCGTGCCTCAGGCCACCGCGGACCTGCTGCGCAACGCACCGCAGACCATGGAAGTGGACTGGGTGCGCGTCTCCGAAAAGCGCTGAGGCCTCCCTCCAACGGGGGATGGTTCGCACCGCGGCCGGGTTCCTAGGGTGTTCCTCCTTGGGAGGAGCAAGCCATGGCGGTCACGGTGGTGGTGGTGTCGGGGCCCATTGGCGCGGGGAAGACGACCCTCGCGCAGGGGCTCGCGCGGCGGTTCGTCGCGCTGCATCTCCACTCGAAGGATTTCCTGCGGAAGCATGGCGGTGACGGTTCCCGGCGCACGCGCCAGGAGTTGACCGTCGCGCTGGACCGCGAAACGGGAGGGCGCTGGCTGGCGGACGGAGTGCTCGCCGCGCTTCGGGGCCACGGCCTGGACGCCCCCAGGCTGATCATCGTGGATGCCGCGAGCAGCGAGGCACAGTTGGACGGCCTGCGCGGAAGCCCAGGGCTCCGCGTCGTGCACGTCCACCTGGAAACGCCGGAACCGGAGCAGGCGCGGCGCGACGCGGAGCCAGACAGTTTCGAAGCGGCCTGGGCGCATTCCGCCGAGCGTGCGGTGCACGCGTTGGCCTCGCTCGCGGAGCTCGTGGTCGACACGGCGAGGACTCCACCCGACGCCGTACTCGTGCGGGTGGCCAGTCGGCTCGGACTTTATGGACGGCTTGGCGAACGGCTCGTGGACCTCATCGTCCCGGGGCCCCATGACGGTGTGGATACGCGGCCCCTCACGGCGCAGCTCGCGCCTCACTACGCCGTGCTGTTTCGACCAGACGGGCCAGACCCGAGACCCTCACGTGAGGAACTGGAGGACGCCTTCGCCCGAGGACACCACGTGCTCGTCGAAAGCGAGGGGCCTTCCGCCAGCGGCTGCATCCAGGCGGCGGGCATCGCGCCGGGGCGGGTGCGGCGGGTGGTCCTGGCGTGCCGCTCGGAAGGCCGCGCGTTCGACTGGGTGGGGCTGCGCGAGGCTGCTTCCCTCAATGCACCCACGGACCTGGCGCTCATATTCGCGGGGGACCTGGCCGCGACCAACTGGGCCGCACGGCGCTTCGACCAGCTCACCGACGCGGCCCGTCACCACCTGGAAGAACTCGAGCGCGTCGCGGGTGCGCCCGTGTCCTTCCTCGCCCCCTCGCCGGAGGCCCGCCACCTCATCGAGCGGCGGCCCTGGTGAGCCGGGCGCCCACGAATCGCCGAAACCTTTTCTGATTTTCCGGGTTGGGGTGTCCGTACAGCAACCGTTCCCGGAGCCCGCGTGCCCCTCCCCTTCCCAACACCGAGCCGATGGCTGCTGCCCGGGCTGCTGCTGCTCGGGTTCGCCCCCCAGGCCGTGGCCATGCCCACCGGCCCCGGCACCTTCTGCGCTGAGTACCCTACCGCGCCCGCATGCCAGGGCACCCAGCCCGCCTGCACGTACTGCCACGTGGCCCCGCCCCAGCGGAACGGCTACGGCGCCGCGCTGGAGCCGCACCTCGCCCCTGGCAAGCCGCGCCCCCTTTCCGACGCGGACTTCGCCGCCGCCCTCCCCGCCGCGCTGCGCGCCATCGCCGCCGCGGACACCGACGGCGACGGCGCCCCCAACCAGTTCGAGGTCGAGCAGGGCTCGCTCCCCGGTGACGCCACCAGCGTCCCGCCCAGCGGCGTCTGCGGCGGCGGAGAGAACCCCCAGTTCAAGGTCTGCCAGTACGACCCGCGCTTCGCGTACCGCCGCATGCTCAGCGACTTCTGCGGCACGTCCCCCACCTACGCCCAGGTGGTCGGCTTCCTGGAGCTGGGCAACGAGGAGAAGCAGCGCGCCTTCATCGACCAGGAGCTGGACCGCTGCCTCCAGTCCGATTTCTGGCGAGGCAAGCACGGGCAGCTCTGGAAGGTGGCCCACCCGAAGATCCGCCCCGTCGGCTCCATCAAGTCCGGCGAGGACGCAGGCATCATTCCCCTGGCTGACTACTACGACGACTACGCCCTCTTCACCTGGTCCCAGACGGACGACCACGACGCGCGCGACGTCCTCACCGCCAGCTTCTACGTGAAGCGCTCGGGCTCGAGCCCCACCACGTACACCACCGCCAACAGCCTCTCCTCCCAGTTCGTGGAGGCCTCGCGCCGCGCCGGCAACATGACGAGCGCGTGGACGCTGACCTCGTTCGTCATGTTCACCGCGCTGCCACGCAACGCCGCTTCGCAGATGTACCGCGCGTATCTGGGCCTGGACATCGCGAAGCAGGAGGGCCTGCACAGCGTCCCCAACGAGCCGCGCGACTACGACGCCAAGGGCGTCCAGGCGCCCCAGTGCGCCGCGTGCCACGCGACGTTGGATCCGCTGTCGTATCCGTACCGCAATTACAACGGCCTGGGCGGGTTGCCCAACCGCTACATCCCCAACCGGCTGGAGCTGATCTTCCCCAACGAAGCGGCCACGCTGAAGAACACGCCCGAACAGGGCGTCATCCTGGGCCAGCCCGTGAACAACCTCATGGAGTGGGCCCGGGTCGCCGCCAACAGCGACGCCTTCGCCATCTCCACCGTCACGGACTACTGGAAGCTGCTCGTCGGCCACGCGCCCCTGCCAGAAGAGAACGAAGAGTTCGTCCGCACCTGGCAGGCCTTCCGCACGACGCACGCGTACCGCGTGCAGAAGATGCTTCACGAGCTCATCCGCACGGAGGCCTACGGTGCGCCCTGAACGCCTGCTGTTGACCTGTCTGCTGCTCACGGGCTGCTCCGACAAGCTCCCCCCCGCCGCCGACCTGGGACCGGACGCGAACCCCGGCGTGACGCCCGAATGGGACGGTGGCGTCGCGAAGTCCCAGAAGGGAAACCTGCGCTTCAAGGGCCCCGAGCGCCTGTCGCTCGACCTGGCCCAGGCGCTGGAGCTGCCCGCTGCGTCCGTGTGCAACGAACTGGGTCAGTACCCCTGCCAGAACGTGCACGGCGTAGCGCTGGGCGGCGTGGACCCCTATCAGCACAGCGTCTACGAGACCGCCCCCGTCACGGGCGCAACCACGCCCATCGCAGTGGAGCGCACCGTGCTCTCCGCCTGCAACGCACGCATCGCGCTGGACGTGAACACGCCCGCCGCCGCGGTGGTGTTCAAGAACGTGGTCCTCAGCGCGGACGGCAAGCTGGCGGACGCAGCGAGCCCGGCTGTCGCCACGGCGGTGACATCCCTGGTGCGCCGAGCGTGGTTGCGCGACCCGACCCAGGATGAGCGGGACACGCTGGTGCGTCTGTCCGCCGATGTACAGGCCACCGGTGTGGCCACGCCAGGAGTCGCGTGGATGCAGGCCGCGTGTCTCGCCGTCTTCTCTTCCGCCGAAGCCGTCTTCTACTGAGGAACCCCTCCCATGACCCTCAAGACCACCGGCCGGCTGTCGCGCCGGGAGATGCTGCGGGCACTGTCACTCTGCGCGGCGGGCACCACGCTCGCGCCCTTCCTCTCCGGCTGCCGGGACTCGCTCCAGACGCCCGAGTCCCTGGAGAAGCTGGGCCGCAAGCGCGACGCGCTCGACGGCAAGCCGAAGTTCCTCATCGTCATCGGGGCGGCTGGGGGCGCGTCCATCGTGGACAGCTTCCTCGCGGTACGCCAATCCGAGTCCTCCAACGCCGCCGCGTTCAACACCTTCCCGGACGC encodes:
- a CDS encoding Type 1 glutamine amidotransferase-like domain-containing protein, with product MTLPPLLLLADSAPLFWRVEGRPFLDYVRVLTGAELRVPPVKAAYLGASNGDVPEFYDIFVAAMEGIGLTRCRSIPAAPSGEDLAWLKDADVILLAGGDPRVGWNAFQAHGVDSILRERHQSGAVLMGVSAGAMHLGLGAWCEDLPGEGEPFPVLGLAPYLIGVHEPPEWPGLKAALRRMGLPTRALGIPQGGGVLLHADGSVEPVRQTVVDVTVDVEGRLHESLLMPPATPYRGEPPEAPVDRRTLQ
- a CDS encoding AAA family ATPase, whose product is MAVTVVVVSGPIGAGKTTLAQGLARRFVALHLHSKDFLRKHGGDGSRRTRQELTVALDRETGGRWLADGVLAALRGHGLDAPRLIIVDAASSEAQLDGLRGSPGLRVVHVHLETPEPEQARRDAEPDSFEAAWAHSAERAVHALASLAELVVDTARTPPDAVLVRVASRLGLYGRLGERLVDLIVPGPHDGVDTRPLTAQLAPHYAVLFRPDGPDPRPSREELEDAFARGHHVLVESEGPSASGCIQAAGIAPGRVRRVVLACRSEGRAFDWVGLREAASLNAPTDLALIFAGDLAATNWAARRFDQLTDAARHHLEELERVAGAPVSFLAPSPEARHLIERRPW
- a CDS encoding glycoside hydrolase family 16 protein produces the protein MATSTYRTVTAWALVAGLMACAGAPKRAGTVAGAADGWVQVWSDEFDGTEVDASNWRIQTDVHVNNEQQQYTTSPDNVSVSGGTLKLTARMQTANGYPFTSGRVESAGKREFKHGRVEARIKLPVGVGLWPAFWMLGGDIHTAGWPACGELDIMENVGYGDWVSVALHGPGYSGNTPINGRFFPRTPVSDWHEYGVESSPEAIHWYIDGERVKTSTREEVERHGAWAYDKPLFIIFNFAVGGGYPEGVNKAKEPYFGVPQATADLLRNAPQTMEVDWVRVSEKR